The Gordonia mangrovi genome includes the window GGATGATCGATCGTGAGTGAGAACGAAGCGGGGATCGACCTCGTCGGCAACCGGCGACCGGCGACGATCCGGGATGTCGCCGCTCATGCGGGGGTGTCGAAGTCAGTGGTGTCACGCGTGCTGCGCGATGAGCCGAATGTCAGTGCGGAGCGGCGGGCGCGGGTCCGCGACGCGATGGCCGAACTCGGGTACCGGCCCAACACCATCGCCCGCGGACTGTCGGAGTCGCGTAGTGGCACGGTCGGCGTGGTCATCAACGATTTGCGTAACCCGTGGTACGTGAGTCTTCTCGAGGGCTTGGCAACGACCTTCGACGCCGTCGACATCGCGCCGTTGCTGGTCGACAGTCGTCTGGACCACCAGGTCGGCCGCGACACCGTGGAGACGCTGCTGTCGCGGCAGGTCGACGGGCTGGTCGTGGTCGGCACCACCGACGCGCGCGTCGACGTGGAGCGTGCGGCGCAATCGATCCCGGTGGTGCTGGCGGGCACGCTGGAGCCCGACCTGCCGACCGTGGACATCGCGGTCGACGACGATCGGGTCGGTGCGCGCCTGGCGACCGAACATCTGCTGGCACTGGGACATCGCCGGCTGGGCCACATCCAGGGGCCCGGAATGGTCGGCCGGCTGCGCCGCGAAGGCTTCGAGGAGACGATCGCCGCGGCGGGTGCTGCCGACAAGTGCGTTGTGGAATACGGCGGGACCACCGAGGAGGGGGGATATGCGGCAACGGTTCGCCTACTCGACTCGTCGCTGCCGCCGTCGGCGATCCTGGCGTTCAATGACATGGCCTCGCTGGGGGCGATGTCGGCCGCCGACGATCGCGGATTGTCGATACCGCGCGATCTGTCGTTGATCGGCTACGACGACACGCAATTGGCCAGTTTGCGGCACATCTCGTTGACCTCGGTGGACAACGGCAACTTCACGGTCGGCGCGCAAGCGGCGAAGTTCTTGCTGCGGCGGATGGGTCGGCTCGACGCGCCGCAGCAGATCTATCGGCACACACCGCAACTGGTGGTGCGACGGACCACGGCCGAGCCGCGGTGAATTGCGACTCGGCCGTGACGTCGATTGGTCAGCCGCGAGCGTGCCAGGCGGCGGCGACCAGGGCGGGCTGGCCGAACAAGCGGATGAATCGCTTGCGATCGGTGTCCAGCCCGAAGGCATCGATCTTGTTGCGGTACTGATGGATGTTCCCGGGGAACACAGCGACGAAGAATGCGGCCGCGACGGTGCCGATCGTCCGGCGGTGCTTCGGGAGCGCGATCAGGCCGGTGCCCAGCGCGATCTCGGCAACCCCGGAGCCGACGACCGTCAGATCTGGGTCGACGGGAACGAAATCGGGTACCTGCGCCTGGAATTCCTTGCGCTGGAACGTGAGATGTCCAATGCCCGCGGTGGTCAGGATGGTACCCAGAGCCAGGCGGGCGACTCGCCGCGATGTCGGTTCATCGCTCGGCAGGAGGGAGGTCATGATGTCCTTTCCGGTGCGACGTGGGTTGGCGATCAGTCCTCGGCGACGGTGAGATTCACCTCGATGTTGCCGCGGGTGGCGTTCGAATACGGGCATACCTCATGTGCCATGTTCACCAGCTGGTGTGCCGCGTCCTCGGCGACGGCCGGGAGGGTGACCTCGAGTTCCACGGCGAGCTGGAATCCGCCGGAATCGGTGGACCCCAGAGACACCCGTGCACCGACCGAGGAGTCGGTGACGTCGGCGCCGGCCTGTCCGGCGACCAGACGCAGTGCACTGTGGAAACACGCCGCATACCCGGCGGCGAACAGTTGCTCGGGATTGGTGCCCACCCCCGACCCGCCCAGCTCCTTGGGCATGTCCAGGTCGAGATCGACTTTGCCATCCGATGTCCGTGCGTGACCGTTGCGGCCGTCTCCGGTGGCGAGTGCCTCCGCGGTGTAGATCGGGGTCATGTGGTGCGTCCTTTCGTGGGTTCGTCGAGATGTCGACGGAGCTCGTCGGTGAGGTGGTGCAGGGTCGAGCGCAGTTGGGTGAGATCGTCTATGTCAAAGGTGAATTCGTCGTCTCGCTGGTGCTCGGATGTCTCCGCGATGGCCGCGGTCAGCGAGTCGTAGACGCAATCCGCGCGGGCTCCGAGCGCGACGCCCTCGGGGGTGAGGGCGACGGTGACCGAACGCTCGTCCGACGACGACCGGCGACGGGTCAGGTATCCGAGTGTCTCGAGCCTGCGGAGCAGCGGGGAGACGGTCCCGGAATCCAACTGCAGTCGACGGCACAACCGGGACACGGTGATCTCGTCCTCCTCCCACAGCACCAGCATCGCCAGGTACTGCGGGTAGGTGAGACCCAGTTCGGCGAGCCCTGGCCGTTGCGCCGCGATCACGGCACGAGACGCGGAGTAGAGCGCGAAGCACAGTTGCTCGTCGAGTCGGATATCGGTCACGAATCCGACCGTACACGATTTAAGTTGTGCACAACATAGTTGTGGGAGATCTCGGCCCGGTGTCAATCAATGTTGACGATCGACGGTGGGTGGTGCAGGGTGCTGGAGTGTTCACGCAGGCGATGCGCAAGAAGTATCGGAGATTCGGATGACCGGGCCACACCCACTGGTCGACCACGCCGTCGTCGATCGTCTCGGTCAGGACCTGCGGGCCGCCGGCTACACATCCGATGGCGTCGGTGAACTGATCGGCGCATCCGCCAACGAGGCACTGGGCCGCGGCGTCTGGTGGCCGGCACTTGCCGTCACCCGGGCGGCCGCCGACCACGGCGCATCGCTGGCCACCATCGTCCGGCTGTTCCTGCTCGGTGCCGACGAACCTGCCGATGTTGTGGCACAGGCCTTTCCGTCGGTGCGTCCCGAGGCGCTCGTCGACGCCGGTGTGTTGACGGTCGGCGCCGACGGTTCCGTGCGCGCCGCTCTGGACATCCGCCCCCACGCCGACGATGTCCGCGAATACCTGGTGGTGTCCGATCAGGACTCCGCCATGCGCGCCGGTCCGGTCGCAACCGATCATGTCCTCGGGATCGGCGGAGCGTCGGTGTCGTTGGCACGGGCGGTGATCCGCACGCCGGCGCGCCGCGCGCTCGACATCGGCACAGGCTGCGGCATCCAGGCGCTGCATCTGGACAACCACTGTGACGAGATCGTGGCGACCGACACCAACCCGCGGGCTCTCGCGTTGGCCGCGGCGACCGCGCGTCTGAATCAGATGAGCTGGGATCTGCGTGCAGGCAGCCTGTTCGAGCCGGTGGCGGGGGAGCGGTTCGACCTCATCGTCTCCAACCCGCCGTTCGTGGTGGGTGCCGGAGGGCAGGACTACATCTACCGCGATTCGGGGATTGCCGGAGATGGGCTGTGTGCGGACTTGATCCGTCAGATTCCCGATCACCTGAATCCGGGTGGGACCGCACAGATCCTGGCCAACTGGGTCGTGCCGCACGATACCGACTGGCGCGATCGGGTGCGCGGCTGGCTGGCCGGCACCGGCCTGGATGCCTGGGTGGTACAACGCGAGTTCGCCGATCCCATCACCTACATCTCGTTATGGCTCTCGGACGCCGGGGAATCGGCACAGCAGGCGGCCGACCGGGGTGCGCGATGGTTGGACTGGTTCGCGGCCAACGGTATCGACGGAATCGGCATGGGCTCGATCACGTTGCGCAGGCGCTCCCGGGACGGCGGTGAGCCCGATCAGACGATCGAGGAGATCACCGGCGCCGGCGAGGAGGTGACGGGCGTCGAGGCCGAGGCCTTTTTTGCCCGCCGTCACTACTTGCGCGACATCTCCGACGAACGGTTGCTCGCCACTCGGTTGTCGACCTCGCCGGTGTTTCTGGAGGAACAGTCGTTACCCGGGAGCGAGGGGTGGCAACAGGTCTCGGCGACGGTGCGACGCCCGGGCGGTCCGGGTGCGGTCCTCGCGGTGGATGAGGTCTCGCGGGCGTTGCTGGCCGGGTGCCGGGGACAGGTGCCGCTGGGCGCGCTGCTCGAACTGCTGGCAGGCTTCCACGGAGTGGAGCCCGATGCCCTCGCCGCAGCCGCTCTGCCGGTGGTTCGCGAAGCCATCGGTCGGGGGATTCTCTACGAGGCGACCTGAGTCGACCACGCCCTTCGTGACGTTCGCAAGCTCGCTCCTCAGGGATCGGGGGTGACAGTCGCCGGCCGGCTCACCTCCGGGATTTCGATGGGCGCTGCCGGTTTTCGGGCTGTCGACAGCCGATCCCGAACCACCGTCGGTAGCCGGTGGAGTTTGTCGATACCGAACTCCTGGCGGAACTCCGCCCAGGCCCAGCACATCCCGAACACCAGAACCACGACGCACAGCGAGGTGGCGGTGTTCCATGGTCGGTGGGCTATGTGGATGGGCGCAATGACCAGCGCGAGCGCCTGCAGGACATAGGAATCCAGACTGCGCGTGCCGGTCATCACCAGTGGACGCAACCAGTTCCGGTGCCAGTGGCGCAGCAGGAGCCGGAAGACGCCGTAGACCGCCGGCACCGCCAGCCATGCACCGACGGCGCGCGCAGGGCGGAAGTCGAGTTTGTCGGCGAGCGCGGGTTCGAACCTGATCCATGGTCCGGTATCCACGCCGAGATGGAGAACGACGGCGAACCCCACGGCCACCATGACGATCGGTGCGAGATGGCGGTCGACGAAACCCGCGACATCCCAGTCGCGCCACTTCCAGCCGACGATGACCGCCGGGACGAACATGATCTGCCAGGCCGCCCAGTTCTGAATGCGGTGTCCGGCCGTGAACGAGGTGACGTAGAACCAGTCCGGTGACCACATCAGCGAGATGGCGTATGCGAGAACCGAACCGGTGAGGATGAGCTGCCACCGGTTGCGCATCAGCAGCGGGAACAGCAGATAGGCCGATGCCATCAGCAGCATGTACAGCAGCAGGATGTTGCCGCCGCTGGGCAGATATCGCATGGTGATCGCGAGTTCCAGCCCGTGCCACCAATCATCGACCGGCAACAGCAGGGTGAGCCATCGATGACCCGCCATCCCCGCAGCGACCGCGGTGAGCGCGATCGTCAACTGACACAGATAGAGCACCACGATCCGCCGCGTGAGGCGTCGGTAGGCGAAATCCAACGAGTGCCGCTCGATCCACCGCCGATAGACCAGGCCCAGAACGAGGCCGGACAACAGGACGAACGCCGACATCCCGTCGACGTACGGGTAGACGTGGGTGGGCGCGGCGATACGCGTACCGGCGGCGAAATGTAGCGAGATCATGCTCCAGATCGCGAGCCCCCGCGTCGCGTCGATGGCGAGATCTCGATTCATTTGCGAGCAGAATACCGGCCCGCACCGTGGGTCTCGTCATCGTGCGAAGGTGATGTCGGCGACGACGTCCACCACGTGGCCGAAGACAATCAAACGCCCGGTCCCCACCTCGGGCAAGGTACGGGAACCGGGCGTCGCGTCAGCTGTCGATCAGGTGTACAGGTCCGCGATGGCTACCTTGTGTGCGTCGTGGATCACGTTGCGCTTCAGCTTCATCGTCGGCGTCAGCTCCCCGGACTCGATCGTGAAATCGTCGTCCAGGATGGCGAACTTCTTGATCGCCTCGGCGTTGGACACCGTCGTGTTGGCGTTCTTCACGGCTTCGTCGATCTCGGCCAGGAGTTTCTCGTTTGTCGCGAGATCCGACATCGACGTGTCGGCGGGCAGATGATGGCGTTCCAGCCATCCCGGCGCGGCCTCCGCGTCGATGGTGATCAACGCCGCGATGAACGGCTTGTTGTCACCCACGACGAGGCACTGACTGACCATCGGGTGGGCCCGGATGGTGTCCTCGAGCTGTGCCGGTGAGACGTTCTTGCCGCCGGCGGTGACGATGAGTTCCTTTTTGCGGCCGGTGATGTAGAGGAAACCGTCCTCGAGATGGCCGATGTCGCCGGTGTGGAACCAGCCGTCGACGATCGCGTCGGCGCTGGCCTTCTCGTTCTTCCAGTAGCCGCCGAACACCACCGGCCCCTGCAGGAGCACCTCTCCGTCGTCGGCGATGGCCACCGAGACGCCCGGGATGGGTCGTCCGACCGAGCCGACGCGCTGATGCTCTTCGTTGTTCGCGGTCACCGCTGCGGTCGTCTCGGACAGCCCGTAGCCCTCGTAGACCGGGATGCCGACGCCGCGGAAGAAGTGTCCGAGCCGGGCGCCGAGCGGGGCTCCGCCGGAGATGGCGCCCTCGCAGTTGCCGCCGAGCGCGGCACGCAACTTGCCGTACACGAGCAGGTCGAACAGTGCGTGCTTGAGCCTGAGGCCCAGGCCGGGGCCACCGTTCTCCAGGGCCTTGCTGTACTCGATGGCGGTGTCGGCGGCCCGATCGAAGATCGAGCCCTTGCCCCCGTCGTAGGCTTTCTGCTTGGCGGAGTTGTAGACCTTCTCGAAGACGCGCGGAACCGACAGCACGTAGTTCGGCTTGAACTTGCCCAGGTCCTCGATGAGGTTCGGGATGTCGTTGGTGTGCCCGAGGATCACGCCGTTCTCGATACAGCCGACCGCGACGACGCGGGCGAACACATGCGCCAACGGCAGGAACAGCAGAGTCGATTTGCCCTCGACCATGCCCGCACCGACGGCATTGCGCGTGGCCGCACATTCGGCGAGGAAGTTGGCATGGGTCAACACCACGCCCTTCGGCTTGCCCGTGGTGCCCGAGGTGTAGATCAGTGTTGCTGCGTCGGTGGCCAGTGCGTCGGCGTGGCGGGTGTCGAGTTCGCTGGTGTCGACCTTGGCGCCGCGCTTGGTCACGGTGGCCAACGCGTGGTCGTCGATGATCAGCGTCTCGCGCAGCTCCGGCGCTTCCTCGATGACCCGGATGTGGCGGGTGTAGTGGGCGTGCGCCTCGACGAACAGCAGTGAGGTACCGGAGTCCTCGAGAATCCACTTCACCTGATCAGGTGCCGACGTCTCGTAGATCGCCACCGTCGTGGCACCGGCCCGCCAGATGGCGTAGTCGAGGACCGTCCACTCGAAACGTGTCGAGGAGAGAATCGCGACGCGGTCGCCCTGTTTGACACCCGACGCGATCAGCCCCTTGGCCACCGCGTCGACCTCATCGGCGAACTGCTTCGCGGTGACGTTGATCCACTGATTGCCCGAACGTCGCCTCAGCAGCGGCATCGTCGGCCGCTCCGCCCGGTAGCGGAGGATGCTGTCGACGGTGGTCGCCTTGTCCTCGATGGCGAGATCCGACGGAGTTGTGTACTGCTGCATGGCGGCTCCCCTACGCGCACATAACCGGTCATAACGGACAACCGTGAGATCCGTGACGACAGGTCACTTCTGTTGAGTGAGACTGACGGTACCAGTATCCGTGGCGACGATCACAGAACGGTGACCGTGGAGCGTACCGCCGATCACAGGGTGTCGCGCGGCGTTGCCGAGGATTCCTCCCGTGGGGCCTCGGGCCACTAGAGTTGTCAGGGTGAACAGGACTGGACGCGCATGAGTGGCAACGAGGACGCGGCGAGCGCCGATGCAGTGGGCGGCGGCGTCTCCTTCGACGACCTCGACATCGCGCCGAAGGTCCGCCAGGCGATCGTCGACGTCGGCTATGAGACGCCGTCACCGATCCAGGCGGCCACGATCCCGCCCCTGATGAGTGGCCGCGACGTGGTGGGCCTCGCCCAGACGGGTACCGGTAAGACCGCCGCCTTCGCCATCCCGATCCTGTCGCGGTTGGACACCTCCGCACGCCGGCCGCAGGCGCTGGTTCTCGCGCCCACCCGTGAGCTGGCACTACAGGTCGCCGAGGCGTTCGGCCGCTACTCCGCGCATCTGCCCGAGGTGCGGGTTCTGCCGATCTACGGCGGGCAGAGCTACGGCGTCCAGTTGTCCGGTTTGCGGCGCGGGGCGCAGGTCATCGTGGGTACACCCGGCCGCGTGATCGACCATCTCGACAAGGGCACCCTCGACATCTCTGAACTCGACTTCCTCGTGCTCGACGAGGCCGATGAGATGCTGACCATGGGTTTCGCCGAGGATGTGGAACGCATCCTGTCGGAGACGCCCGACGACAAGCAGGTGGCGCTGTTCTCGGCCACCATGCCCAGCGCCATCCGTCGTCTGGCGCAGCGCTACCTGAACGACCCGCAGGAGATCACGGTCAAGGCGCGGACCGCGACGGCGCAGAACATCACCCAGCGGTATCTGCAGGTCTCCCACCAGCGCAAGCTGGATGCCCTGACCCGATTTCTCGAGGTCGAGACCTTCGACGCGATGATCGTCTTCGTCCGCACGAAGTCGGCCACGGAGGAACTCGCGGAGAAGCTGCGGGCGCGTGGGTTCTCGGCGGTCGCCATCAACGGCGATATGGTGCAGGCGCAGCGTGAACGCACCATCAATCAGCTCAAGGGCGGCAGCATCGACATCCTGGTGGCGACCGATGTGGCCGCTCGTGGACTCGATGTCGACCGGATCTCGCACGTCGTCAACTACGACATCCCGCACGACACCGAGTCCTACGTGCACCGGATCGGCCGCACCGGTCGCGCCGGCCGCTCCGGTAACGCGCTGCTGTTCGTCTCTCCGCGTGAGCGGCACCTCCTGCGCGCCATCGAACGCGCGACCCGCTCGACGCTGACGGAGATCGGGCTGCCGAGCGTCGAGGACGTGAACGCACAGCGGGTGGCGAAGTTCGCCGACTCGATCACCGAGAATCTGTCGTCGGACCATCTCGATCTGTTCCGCAAGTTGGTGGAGGACTACGCCGGCGAGCACGATGTCGCGCTGGCGGACGTGGCCGCCGCGCTGGCACTCGAGACGCGCGATGGGGGGTTCCTGATGGCTCCGGACCCACCCGAGGGGCAGCGTCCGGAGCGCCGCGAGCGCGGCCCGCGCCGATCCGACGGGCAATTCGCCACGTACCGCATCGCGGTGGGACGCCGGCACAAGGTCTCGCCGGGCGCGATCGTCGGCGCGATCGCCAATGAGGGAGGCCTCACGCGCGGCGACTTCGGGAACATCAGCATCCGGGACGACTTCTCGCTGGTGGAGCTGCCGGAGAACCTCGACAACGAGACCCTGGCCTCCCTGCGGCACACCAGGATCGGCAAGAACCCCATCGACATCCGTCGTGACTTCGGGCCGCCCCGCACGCGCGGCGGTGCCAAACGCGCCCAGGGCGGCCAGCGTGGTGGCCAAGGCCGCGACGGATACGGCAAGCGGTCCGAGAGCTGGGGCAAACGCGGACCCCGCCACGTCGCAGGTCGAGGGCGAAACTGAGCAGATCCCTTGGAATCGCTGAGAATTCGGCGATGCGTGGTGCGGAACTTGCCTGATCGAAATATATCCGTAATCTTTTGGGAGGGGTTTTGTTCACCGAGGACTGCTCCGACAATTCGACAACGAGATACACATAGGAACGGTGAGTCACCAGTGTCAGTGGTGAATTCGATAACAGCAGCCGACGCACGGGAGCACTGCGAGCACGAGCGCGCGGTACTCGTGGATGCCCGTCCGCAGGTGATGCGCCACCAGGGAAGTCTGCCCGGGGCAGTGGTGGTGGATCCGGCGGATGTGCGTGAGCGGTTCACGCCCACCCCGTCGGGCACGTTCCCCGTGGTACGCAATCCCGACACCGAGATCGCTGTGGTGTCGGTCAGCTCACAGGCGCCTGTCATCGCCGAGGAGATCGCCGAGCTCGGCTACACCAACGTCCGGTACGTCGACGGCGGCTACCGCGCGCTGCGGTCCCACTTCTCCCAATAGGCGTAACCTTCGCCGCACTCGTGACTTGGTAGCGTTCTGCAGGTACCTGCGCCCGTGAATCCAGCCGACGACGCCGGACCCGGCGCACCGAGGAGGGATCGAGCATCCATGGCGGACGAGGGAGCCGACACGCAGGTGGCGGACCGGGCCGATCAGGTCCGTCGACTGCTCGGCTACCTGCGTGAACTCGTCCGGGCCCGTTTCGAGGTTGCGTCCGATGTCGAAGGCCA containing:
- a CDS encoding LacI family DNA-binding transcriptional regulator; its protein translation is MSENEAGIDLVGNRRPATIRDVAAHAGVSKSVVSRVLRDEPNVSAERRARVRDAMAELGYRPNTIARGLSESRSGTVGVVINDLRNPWYVSLLEGLATTFDAVDIAPLLVDSRLDHQVGRDTVETLLSRQVDGLVVVGTTDARVDVERAAQSIPVVLAGTLEPDLPTVDIAVDDDRVGARLATEHLLALGHRRLGHIQGPGMVGRLRREGFEETIAAAGAADKCVVEYGGTTEEGGYAATVRLLDSSLPPSAILAFNDMASLGAMSAADDRGLSIPRDLSLIGYDDTQLASLRHISLTSVDNGNFTVGAQAAKFLLRRMGRLDAPQQIYRHTPQLVVRRTTAEPR
- a CDS encoding DoxX family protein; this translates as MTSLLPSDEPTSRRVARLALGTILTTAGIGHLTFQRKEFQAQVPDFVPVDPDLTVVGSGVAEIALGTGLIALPKHRRTIGTVAAAFFVAVFPGNIHQYRNKIDAFGLDTDRKRFIRLFGQPALVAAAWHARG
- a CDS encoding organic hydroperoxide resistance protein; protein product: MTPIYTAEALATGDGRNGHARTSDGKVDLDLDMPKELGGSGVGTNPEQLFAAGYAACFHSALRLVAGQAGADVTDSSVGARVSLGSTDSGGFQLAVELEVTLPAVAEDAAHQLVNMAHEVCPYSNATRGNIEVNLTVAED
- a CDS encoding MarR family winged helix-turn-helix transcriptional regulator, yielding MTDIRLDEQLCFALYSASRAVIAAQRPGLAELGLTYPQYLAMLVLWEEDEITVSRLCRRLQLDSGTVSPLLRRLETLGYLTRRRSSSDERSVTVALTPEGVALGARADCVYDSLTAAIAETSEHQRDDEFTFDIDDLTQLRSTLHHLTDELRRHLDEPTKGRTT
- a CDS encoding DUF7782 domain-containing protein; its protein translation is MTGPHPLVDHAVVDRLGQDLRAAGYTSDGVGELIGASANEALGRGVWWPALAVTRAAADHGASLATIVRLFLLGADEPADVVAQAFPSVRPEALVDAGVLTVGADGSVRAALDIRPHADDVREYLVVSDQDSAMRAGPVATDHVLGIGGASVSLARAVIRTPARRALDIGTGCGIQALHLDNHCDEIVATDTNPRALALAAATARLNQMSWDLRAGSLFEPVAGERFDLIVSNPPFVVGAGGQDYIYRDSGIAGDGLCADLIRQIPDHLNPGGTAQILANWVVPHDTDWRDRVRGWLAGTGLDAWVVQREFADPITYISLWLSDAGESAQQAADRGARWLDWFAANGIDGIGMGSITLRRRSRDGGEPDQTIEEITGAGEEVTGVEAEAFFARRHYLRDISDERLLATRLSTSPVFLEEQSLPGSEGWQQVSATVRRPGGPGAVLAVDEVSRALLAGCRGQVPLGALLELLAGFHGVEPDALAAAALPVVREAIGRGILYEAT
- the opgC gene encoding OpgC domain-containing protein; its protein translation is MNRDLAIDATRGLAIWSMISLHFAAGTRIAAPTHVYPYVDGMSAFVLLSGLVLGLVYRRWIERHSLDFAYRRLTRRIVVLYLCQLTIALTAVAAGMAGHRWLTLLLPVDDWWHGLELAITMRYLPSGGNILLLYMLLMASAYLLFPLLMRNRWQLILTGSVLAYAISLMWSPDWFYVTSFTAGHRIQNWAAWQIMFVPAVIVGWKWRDWDVAGFVDRHLAPIVMVAVGFAVVLHLGVDTGPWIRFEPALADKLDFRPARAVGAWLAVPAVYGVFRLLLRHWHRNWLRPLVMTGTRSLDSYVLQALALVIAPIHIAHRPWNTATSLCVVVLVFGMCWAWAEFRQEFGIDKLHRLPTVVRDRLSTARKPAAPIEIPEVSRPATVTPDP
- a CDS encoding AMP-dependent synthetase/ligase is translated as MQQYTTPSDLAIEDKATTVDSILRYRAERPTMPLLRRRSGNQWINVTAKQFADEVDAVAKGLIASGVKQGDRVAILSSTRFEWTVLDYAIWRAGATTVAIYETSAPDQVKWILEDSGTSLLFVEAHAHYTRHIRVIEEAPELRETLIIDDHALATVTKRGAKVDTSELDTRHADALATDAATLIYTSGTTGKPKGVVLTHANFLAECAATRNAVGAGMVEGKSTLLFLPLAHVFARVVAVGCIENGVILGHTNDIPNLIEDLGKFKPNYVLSVPRVFEKVYNSAKQKAYDGGKGSIFDRAADTAIEYSKALENGGPGLGLRLKHALFDLLVYGKLRAALGGNCEGAISGGAPLGARLGHFFRGVGIPVYEGYGLSETTAAVTANNEEHQRVGSVGRPIPGVSVAIADDGEVLLQGPVVFGGYWKNEKASADAIVDGWFHTGDIGHLEDGFLYITGRKKELIVTAGGKNVSPAQLEDTIRAHPMVSQCLVVGDNKPFIAALITIDAEAAPGWLERHHLPADTSMSDLATNEKLLAEIDEAVKNANTTVSNAEAIKKFAILDDDFTIESGELTPTMKLKRNVIHDAHKVAIADLYT
- a CDS encoding DEAD/DEAH box helicase: MSGNEDAASADAVGGGVSFDDLDIAPKVRQAIVDVGYETPSPIQAATIPPLMSGRDVVGLAQTGTGKTAAFAIPILSRLDTSARRPQALVLAPTRELALQVAEAFGRYSAHLPEVRVLPIYGGQSYGVQLSGLRRGAQVIVGTPGRVIDHLDKGTLDISELDFLVLDEADEMLTMGFAEDVERILSETPDDKQVALFSATMPSAIRRLAQRYLNDPQEITVKARTATAQNITQRYLQVSHQRKLDALTRFLEVETFDAMIVFVRTKSATEELAEKLRARGFSAVAINGDMVQAQRERTINQLKGGSIDILVATDVAARGLDVDRISHVVNYDIPHDTESYVHRIGRTGRAGRSGNALLFVSPRERHLLRAIERATRSTLTEIGLPSVEDVNAQRVAKFADSITENLSSDHLDLFRKLVEDYAGEHDVALADVAAALALETRDGGFLMAPDPPEGQRPERRERGPRRSDGQFATYRIAVGRRHKVSPGAIVGAIANEGGLTRGDFGNISIRDDFSLVELPENLDNETLASLRHTRIGKNPIDIRRDFGPPRTRGGAKRAQGGQRGGQGRDGYGKRSESWGKRGPRHVAGRGRN
- a CDS encoding rhodanese-like domain-containing protein; protein product: MSVVNSITAADAREHCEHERAVLVDARPQVMRHQGSLPGAVVVDPADVRERFTPTPSGTFPVVRNPDTEIAVVSVSSQAPVIAEEIAELGYTNVRYVDGGYRALRSHFSQ